Genomic DNA from Rana temporaria chromosome 1, aRanTem1.1, whole genome shotgun sequence:
GTtcggagtccaggattacacctaggaccttggagTGGGGGGACAAGTTGATAGTTGAGCCGTTGATAttgacagagaaatcaggggaagtggcacctgggggaggaaatatcatgagctcagttttggataggttgagttggaggaagtgatgtgacatccagactgatatgtcaGCTAGTAAGTTGGTTATGCGCGAGGAGACAGAGatggagagagctggggggggggggggggggtggagagatagatttgggtgtcgtcagagtagagatgatattgaaagccatgggaggctatcaactgacccagggaggaggtgtagattgagaaaAGGAGAGGTCCAACAGAACCTTGTGGGACCCCagcagagagaggaagaggagaggaactAGAGTTGTAAGTTACATTGAAGGAGTGGTGGGAGAGGTAGgatgagaaccagcgaagagtacagtcatagATCTTTACTGATCATCTTATATCCTCCTCACTTCTATCAACAGTCTATGAAAGATTTTAAAATTTCTTTCCAGCAGCCACTGAGCTTTTTACCTTCTATATCCTAACTTTTCCCCACCTTCAAAGGGTTTCTAACAATACCTCAAAATCCACCTCACAAATATTACTTGCGAAAGTAAAGTTCTATGCCACCACATTCTCTTTTAATTATTTCTAGTGTTCCTCACTTTTTAAAGCATAGGGAAGggctctcttctcttcttttcttcctctgtcttgtttctgttctgtttttataccttttttatttcttgttaATTTATACTATGCTTACTACTGAATAATACATGACACATTAGAAATAgacaatattatatataatatatataacaatggcaatacagtggaacctcggattgtgagtaacgtggttaacgagcatttcgcaatacgaacactgtggcccagatttacaaccgagatacgacggccgatctccagatacgccattgtatctctgcgttgcgtcgtcgtatctatgcgactgattcttagaatcagttacgcatagatatccattagatctgacaggcgtaagtctcttacgccgtcggatcttaactgcatttttttttgaccgctaggtggcgcttccgtcgaattccgcgttgagtatgcaaattagctagatacgcgaattcccgaacgtacgcgcggccaacgcagtaaagttacgacgtttacgttaggcttttcccggcgtaaagttgcccctgctatatgaggcgcagccaatgttaagtatggccgtcgttccagcgtcgaaatttgaaaaagttacgtcgtttgcataagtcgtccgtgaatggggctggacgtcatttacgctcacgtcgaaaccaatgacgtccttgcggcgtactttggagcaatgcacactgggaaattccacggacggcgcatgcgccgttccgcaaaaacgtcaatcacatcgggttacagtagtttaacataaaacacgcccccctgatccaaatttgaattaggagggcttacgccggccgatttacgctacgccgccgcaacttacggagcaagtgctttgagaatacagcacttgccggtgtaagttgcggaggcgtaacgtaaatcagatacgttacgcctgcacaattttacgcggctctacgtgaatccgggcctgtgttattaaaaatcctagaGAAtctgtgttgtctcgcaaaacgagcaggattcaggtcaaagtggtgtgcagtaccgcatttagcctgaggtgggggggtgccagagctGGGTGGAGCCGAATGGCGCCGTTCAGAGCCGTTCAGAAATGTTTggaaagactcggaaatactcagtttccgagcctttccaaggtttgcccaggtcagccgagctgtccgcggtcctttccggccgtttccgaggctctccggcacctccccacctctggccgcatgcggtattgcatgccattgaagtcaatgtggaacaaattattttcgtttccattgacttcaatggggaaactccttTTGATattcgagtactttggattacgagcattctcctggaacggattatgcttgtaatccgaggttccactgtactgtcaAACAGACCATATACATTAAATATGTCTGAGCAACACATAGATAGCGCAATGTTTTGGTATATTGGGTGCAGCTAAGCAAAGTCTTCTGAAATGTACAGAAACTGGATAGCGCAATGAGCTTTCAGTTTAGTCCCAATTCCAGTCAgcacttaggctggccatacattatacaattttcttattcaatttcctttagctttaccttcaactatgtagtgcaagggcctgcctgattgcatatcaATTGGAAGTGTACAggtctgacctcatattatatggttttggtaaagctaaaggaaagtttacaagaaaattgtataatgtatggccagatttagatGACTGACCTAATGAATTGTTACATCTCTTGGAGACTCCTATGGCAAGGTACCATGATAATTTCTTTATTCTGCATTATAGGGAAGCTATCTGAGGTGCCATCATTTGGTTGTGTAATGGTGCAGAAGTTGGGTTGAACTTCGGGTGGGGAAACTCCCAGAAAGACATTAGAAGCATTACATTTCACCTTTCTAGCAACCACGCCAAACTGAAATATCCAATTGGAATAGAGCTGAACTACAGTTGaatgaaatattttatattacCTAACATATAAATTCAGGGTGTTATCATCAAATGTTTACAGATTAATTATTGGTATATGTCTTATTTTTTCTTATCCAGGGCACTTAATGGGCAAAAAGAGTATAGAAGAATATCCATatctgtatgatggaggggagaGGGCTTCAGCAACTGGGTACTTGGAAGGGGATAAGCCAATGAATGGAGCTCAGTGGAAAGAAGCACTCCTTACTTTATTGAGAATGATAGAGTCAAGTGACAACCGAATTTCCCAGCCAATGAGAGATGTGAACCCTTATAACAGGAAGAGCTATGATTCTGAAGACAACGTTAACTACAAAGAGGTGaatgtttttatgtatatatgACTTATAGAGTAGAgctataggcaaaaaaaaaacttaatttttgatagagtaagggagcgttataaccaacgctgtatcctggcctaggccaacaaagcccaggcctagggaagcactttgcaggggggcagcacggaaagcgTCCCCGCCAGCTTGCGCTACTCTGTTAGTGtaacgccagtcttatggggtggactaggctcagaggcaaattagtctagcgccttCCAGTATGCAAGCggccggcattctgcaactgtggggggcgctgcttctaattttgactgtcctatcatcctggaccacaaaccttcctcactgtactatatgttttctgctgcatcataggcatggttatatcttcttagtccactCCATCAAATTTTTGGAAATTTGTGcttaagtagaactataggcaacacttgtttttttcattttgaagggagggttatagcccctgtcagtttatttaccatacctgtcccattgcagagatttcccttcacttcctgccccatagtcaaacaggaagtgagaggaattccctgcaaattaagggaatccattaccccccctccaggccctcagaactagtgtccccacgcAAAAATCTCAAGGTGGGCCTTAAACAACAAGGGGTGTGGCcatgacagaaaggggtgggtcatatttttaaattagggggtgcacgagtttagtcaggcctagggcagcacaaaacctaaatacactactggttataacccctgtcagttttttttttgtttgccatctgtgtcccattgcggagattttctttcacttcctgtcccatagcctaaCAGGAAGTGAGTGTAAAACccttcaaattaagggaattcccaggtcaccagaactagtatccccattgaaagattcccctgtcaggtcacctgtggccaggtgacaagtgcacccctttggggtcagggatgcaccacagggtagtaaagcctatagccgactgctgcaatcagagaggaagcgtgagcccaagattccccagagcgcggagtctaagacccagctttgtgttcaccagagcctctagtggtgaggatggccttcgctgcagctggatccaggtcgcaacCCCTGGGAtaccctaggtcacgctccgcagggagagaggggaagcagcaaccaggacacgCGATAGTGAtgagtaagccgaggtcagggtaacaggcagacaagggtaaccgagggacaggcaaaaggtcagggtcacaggcaaacaggagaagtcaggaacgagacaaaaacggtacacaggaaggtaaacgtagcacactgcagacaggaacttaagctaacaacaaggttgaacagcaaagcagacctgcagtgcaacagttaatatagacttcctgggatggcctggggtggggccatacaggaaggaatgataaaaaggcagccagaagagggtcaggcctctaatggacacatgaggagaaggtaagctgccagacattattgcatgtccatgacatccCCCCTCATCTATTTTCTGGGGATAACCCAAACTTtgagttttttttcattcactttcaatgataatggtaaacacggCAaagagagagggtgaatctccctaatgatggcacagacagcaataaaaacctaataggtgttgtaatccctctccactctacctaaaactaaaaaaagttttgcctttagttatactttaaagcaggggtgggcaacattaaagaggtggagatctagcTGAAcaatatgggagaaatcaaagaaCATCAGGCACAGTGTCGCCTCCTCGCACCTGATGTAAACCTCTAATTGTCATGCTATTGTGGCACAATCACATGTATTGCACGccaatcatgggtttaaatcaggtggtgaggaggcaacatatcaccTCCTAAGCACCTGTCAAAAACACTGGGATCCCTTTTAagaggagcagcagtgcctgCTGCAGTTGTGAATAAGCCCTTAGTTGCATTCCGCAGCTTCACCCTTAAGGCTCATTCACACATAAAGTTGGGAAGTAATAAAACCCTGCGGTTGAGTGTACCCTTCTAATCCCTACCCCCTTTTGGTGCTGTGGAAGCAGCCAGAGGTGTACAGATGCTGCAGatggaattaaaggggttgtaaacctttctgttttttcacctttatgcatcctatgcatataaggtgaaaaaacatccgataattacaggacccccagcccccccggtttacttacctgagccctcgaaagtcctgtatCGAGAACAAGCTggatctcggctcttcattggatagattgatagcagcgcagccattggctcgcactgctatcaatcaaatccaatgatgcgggcgccgggggggcggggcagagtccggcatttgtgtctatggacgcagaggCGTCcttagggggggggcagagggggccctgacccccccaacatcatgctgtgccccaccatgtcccccccccccaaaaaaaaatattattattttttttgcaatttttgtattttgctccccgagagggagatcgtccccagtcagctctgtgggggattcctccccctccctctgctcgccgacactgcataatgcgagcgctcacacaaccagatattctagcctggaccgtgtttaagtgtgtgcactgcagactgcagtacactgtaatcactgaactacattatctccatcccttctctcccccccatctgtctccctccccctctcctgttctttcaaaacattcacaatttacttttactttcagttaggcagataatatacggtgcaaatttctttcctgcatccacagattgcaggaaagaaacttgcatgattcccccatcaacagacagtggtgacaggggaatatccctccttcccagcaattatattctcctgacaaacagtgattatcactagtgactatacagcaaccactagtgataattataagagaatctgctcattaatggttcaaatctcagccagtttctgctgaaccagctgagatttaaactgtctatgactggtcttagctcttaggcagcccatacattgattagcactgtggagtgtcggcttccaggcgggatcgggcatgtgggatttcaaacacacccaagcccatctctattggttgtagacagttgagctccctgcaggttgcttagcagcagtggacccttctctgacatgctgatcgggatgcaatccaggtgatgctcttagtcaaatcctagtcataaatatcagtgattttattgatcaaagcccacactttacaggcatagagcccacatggctgctgatcatactgttgattatatttatgtggttgtactcttgatgctaataaatactgtgtttattagatctgactgggagcatcacctggatcacatgccgatcagcatgtcaacagagaaggttatacagcattactgctgctaggtgaccagctgggggctcagctctctataaccaatagtaccagccttcccctgcatgcacccataatgtcaccagcactaggtcctaatagactgccgccgctgccaaggagacagatgccagaccagcgctgtaaatagcagggacaggacagctggggatccccactgtggcagaacaccagggcccggtggcaagacaacctttgcaacaatgatagttctcccactgctttggacccttatattttcttggtgtgctggtgacatatatctcttgttttctgccaccctggggggccccagtatagtaggaagggagctcactgtagaacatgtgaaagggcccatagtgggatcgtagtgaagggccccaggatatatatatatatatatatatatatatatatatatatatatatataattgcattttatagttggcccccctacttttgtccctgtccccccatgtgccccccctaaatatgaaagctggagacgccactgtatGGACggaaatgctggactcgggagtgcaCGCGCAAGGTAACCccattgggagagcgcttcccagagggggttatctgatgcagggaggagccaaaacagccgccgagggaccccagaagacgtagattggggacactctgtgcaaaacgagctgcacagcggaggtaagtatgacatgtttgttgtttaaaataaaaaaaaatcgaacctttattatcactttaatccCCCTTTTGCTTTTGGTGGGTTCTACCGCTTGCCAGTCGTCATTTAAGTCAATGGGGCCACTCTGCATGCTTCTGCTGGgtacaaggggttaaagcaggtggtgagaaaGCAGCACAACACTGCCTGATTTAACTCCTTGTTTGCTGTACTGCACAAGGTTGCCGAGCATTTGCAGAGTGACCTTATTAACTTAAATGAACCCTTACTGTTTTGAGCCCCCTATAagtctgctttcacactgatgtgctgtggtttacctgcACCAGGTGCAGTGCATTTGCAACTTTCCTTTAAAATAGACTTATGCATTAAGgaggtttggtgtgctttcataaagtgcaccacacctgcaggatgttatagaagtctatggctaagcacaggaaagctgcaggtacactgcCCTGCACCCGCcggtgggtaaaccgcagcacatcagtgtgaaagcagtcctaTGCTATGGTTCCCAGTGTATTGCTTCATTCTCACCTGAAGATCTCTACTTTCCTGCTGCTGGGGCCCACTCTGGAGACCTCTAGCCGGGATAAGaggtgcagttggtatcactccacatgggacaggagccggaactacagaggaggcattggcTTATATGGCTCTTGCTctctactacagctccaactttacaagtacttcctctgcattgcactctgtttgatgctctgggatggcagatcagcaagcccagaccgtgatctaccagtcacctgatctacaggttgctgacaCATGCTTTAAAGTAATACAAAGAGCAGTTGGGTTAATGACTTTTATTTACTCCTTTCTTTGGCTACATACCCTCAATTACAAGCTGGTAGTGCCTGGATGTTGGTAGTTTTTATACCTTAAAGTAAACATGTGGATTCACGTCTTTGCCTACTCCTTACTGCTCCCAGGATCTTACAGGAAGCAGATTAAAggaatgtaaatatattttaaaaggttTCCTTCACAGGCGTTTGTTTTATAGGATTGATGCTGCCTTTTTGGCTTAGGGGTGGGGGGTCTGACATATTAATCAGACCTTGCTTATTTGTGCAATTGGTGGGGTCCTTTGGAAGATGGGCCCAATTCCATacaggtggtcagtggaaagcatGCCCTGCTAAACTGGTGGTCAGCAGAGAACATGGTCCTTGCACTGACGATCAGTGTAGCACCCCTCTACACTAGGGGGGAGGTCAGGGAGAAGATCAGTGTCAGtgtgtccatagtgggcgcaggagcgccgccccctctctcctccgcaCCCATCAATCAACAGTACATAGCTTCATGCATTACATAAagctatgtattgttgccgcttctgcccactattcagatgtccGGCCTCCTGTTGAGCGGCGGCCATCTGCATAACAGCAGTGggcgtgttttggaagtgcctgattagagcgagatgctctaataggcttcccgattagagcctgcaggctctaatcggcttccaaatggttaaccagagggcgcacagcctgtgcgttccctggttaaacagtgctgtgttagggaatcgcttccctaacactgctccgcctctcagccaatcaggtgcaccgggtctggttactggtcagctgattggctgaagcgacatcgagggcggaagaagacatcaagggagcgTGGATAGGACGGCTGACCCGagcaaggtaagtgctgggctggggggaaactggctgcatttgggggcacaaactggtggcaattgggggcacaaactggtggcaattgggggGAACAAACTGGTGGAAATTGGGGGGattaactggctgcatttgggggcacaaactggctgcaattaggggacaaactggctacatttgggggcacaaactggtatcaattgggggcacaaactggtggcaattgggggGAACAAACTGGTGGAAATTGGGGGgataaactggctgcatttgggggcacaaactggcggcgtttgatgggcccattggctgcatttaatgggcacagttgcagcaattgatgtggtttttttttttcagtttgtttgcgcccccccccccaaaaatgttgagcaccagccgccacgggAGAAGAATGACATGTTAAATTGGCCATACACTATGTGAACTTTGGCTGGTCCATGATGAATCGGCCAAAACTCACTATGCTGGTGGCCGTCTTGACCCCATTCTATCCAACATCTTTAAATTGTTTAAAATAAGAGTGTGGGTAAGGTTAAGGAGGGCAGTATTTTATTATGATGCTAATATCAAGAACTCAGGGACCTCAAACTAGAGAGAGAAAAATTCAAAGCTAATTTCAGGAGTAGTTGATAAGCTTCCAGGagaggtagtgagtcagtcaacagtaagtaGATTCAAACATGCTTTGTATAAATAGATCTATACCAAAAAGTAAagcaaaaattaaattaaaaaaaaatggggacaaCTCGATGGATCACTTGgtctttttctgctgtcactcttCCGCGTTTCCTCTATTTTCTATGTAAAGTAATTAGAAATTTCCTTTAAATCTGTAAAACCATTATCTGATTGGTCAAACAAACAAATATTACGTATGTCGTCCTGTTTATGTCACCTCCTAGGAGGCTCCTGGGTTTCTGGAGCACCAGGGGAATGAGTTACTTGTAAGGTCTTTGGTGGGCTCCATGTCTGGATGggctttggccttttttttttttgcccctttaaTAAAATGGTTCTGGTAGCAAATGCTGATAAACCAGGGAACAGTTATCATCATACTGTATCACCTACTATACCTTTACCGTTACTGATTCCCCAAATGGAGTCCTTTGCCCTGGCAGACCCAGTCTAAATAATTGTATTTGTAAaaccaaaactttttattttttcaattttggatagagtagggacagGTTACAATTTCCATCAGGTTACATGTCccactagggcagtgtttctcaattccagtcctcaggcccccccaacaggtcaggttttcaggatttccctcagatgaaaaggctgtgctaattactaaggcagtgaaactgatcaaatcacctgtgcaaaataatggaaatcctgaaaacctgacctgttgggggggcctgaggactggaattgagaaacactgcactagggGGATTTACCTACACTTGCTGTCCTGGAGATGCAACAGAAAACGAATAAGTATCTGCCTTAAATAAGGGGAAATCCCATCTTGGTAAGTTGTCACCAGACCATCTTTACCCATTGGTTGTTTTATCTTTGGCTCTTGCTCTGGTGACAGCTAGAAAATTTTGGATTTCCCACTTTTTTAATCTGTCCAGGTGATAGTGGCCACCAAACACAAGTTTTTCCATTACTTTACAACTTTACAGTCTAtgtagcagcagaaaaaaaacatgtgttcATTAGTTTTAAAGACCCtacaacaggggtctcaaactggcggccctccagttgttgcaaaactacaagtcccacgaggcattgcaaggctgacagttacaagcatgactcccacaggcagaggcatgatgggacttgtagtttcgcaacagctggagggctgccagtttgagacccctgccctacaaGTACAGAAAATTACCTGTCCATCTGCCAGAAATGTAATTTACTGTAAGCTGAAAACACAGCATTTTACAAAACTACTCAATTAATCCCAATGACATCTATCTCCAAAGTATGGGTACTAAGTTGTAGTTCCCAAGATAAGAACTTGAAGGGTTAAACAAACTCTTTGAGATAATATAGGAAGTCTGCAAAAACACACAGTAATCCACACTGAtgtaagctgctgcctccctatgAAGTCCCGGTGAGGAGACTAAAAATGATTGATAAATGGTAAGGGAAGTTGGCGCTGCTGGTGACAGAGGTGTCACAGAAAACAGGAGATGTGTGTTTCAGAGACAAGAATGTCTGTGTCGGGTATCTATATTGGGGCTAGGTCCAATGGTTGTGGACTCCCCATACACCCTTACTAAGAAAGTCTGGGTGCAAAAAAAGATACCCTATTTAATAATAAGGGGTTGTATCCCTGTGTACCTAGGGGGTTGTACTTAATTCTGGGCCCTCAGCCTCCGCTGGTTTCCAGATATAAAGTATATAACTCGAACaaaggcaaaaaataataaaagaatagAGCCAAGAAGCCAAACGACAGGATCCTGTGCAGGACGGCAGACCGGATGGTCTAGCTATATCCACCAATATGCTGAAAATGTAAAACTGGAATCCCCTGATATACAATGGAATAGCTGGTTGCTATATAGCCTGGTATGTAAAGGTAACTGCTATGCAATATATTAATGTGGCAAAAATTGGCAATTGAGCCTGAACCacaaatgagcctgatatgcaATGGATTGGCTGGTTACTATAATAGCCTGATAGGTATGGAGCAGTTGCTGAGCAGTGTGTAAGTGTAGCAAATGAACAAAATAAACCAAAATAAGAAACAATAAAGATGAGAAAAACTATCTCAATATGGAGGTATGCACCCCCTCTTAGGCCAGTGGCCAAAGTATTAACACTGCAAGTCCCATTAGTCCGTAAAACTCTGAGAAATCAGACAAAGCAATAAAGTGAACTATAATATAAACTCAAACAAGTTCCCACGGACGCCTGTATTGGTGACTTAGTGCTGGTTGTGATACATACCAGGCTATATAGCAACCAGCTATTCCATTGTATATCAGGGGATTCCAGTTTTACATTTTCAGCATATTGGTGAATATAGCTAGACCATCCGGTCTGCCGTCCTGCACAGGATCCTGTCGTTTGGCTTCTTGGCTctattcttttattattttttgttgtctCTGAAACACACATCTCCTGTTTTCTGTGACACCTCTGTCACCAG
This window encodes:
- the LOC120927270 gene encoding gastrin-releasing peptide — translated: MMERVLVFWRYRTLFSLILCTLILFKVHSEAAPSQQHPDPATLSKMSPRGSHWAVGHLMGKKSIEEYPYLYDGGERASATGYLEGDKPMNGAQWKEALLTLLRMIESSDNRISQPMRDVNPYNRKSYDSEDNVNYKEMLDYLYQMMKDNAQS